In the genome of Tsukamurella paurometabola DSM 20162, the window CTCCTGATCGGCGACGCCGCCCACGCCATGTCGCCCGTTGGTGGCGTCGGGATCAACCTCGCCGTCGCCGATGCGGTCGCGGCCGCGCGGATCCTGGGGCCCGCCCTGAGGACAGGAGAACCCCTGCCGGTTGGGCTACTATGTCGCGTCCAGATTCGGCGGTGGCTCCCCACGGTGCTGGTTCAAGGTGTTCAGCGCGTCGTGCACCGGGCGGTGCTCGCGCCCGCGCTCGCCGCACCCGGCACCGTCGGTACGGAAAACCGGATGCCCCTGCCCATCCGGGTCCTCCGCCGATTCCCTGTGCTCCGGGGCCTGACGGCGCGCGGTGTGGCAATCGGACCACTGCCCGAACACGCCCCCGATTGGGCGTGCCGGGCGTCCGCATGAGCGCCGATCCGCACCGTAACGGCGTTGACTAGAGTCGTGGGGTGACTACTTCGACCATCGCGATCCTGATCGCCGTCGTCGCCGTTGTGCTGGTGCTGATCGCACTGGCGACCGGCTACTACCTGAACAAGCGGCGGCAGGTCTCGCTCAAGGACGAGACGGTCGAGCCCAAGAGCCTCGACAAGTCGGGCGGCTACAAGGCCGGCGGCGGGTTCAGCTTCAGCGAGGGCACCCACGAGAAGGAGCCCGTCCCCGCGACGTCGAAGGTCGAGCCGAAGCCGAAGGTCGAGGCCGCGCCGGTCGCCCCCGAAGCCGCGTCGGCGGAGCCGGCGGCACCAGCGGAACCCGAGCCCGAAATCACGCTCGCCGATCTGGCCGAGACCGAGGAGCAGCGGCTCGCCGAGGAGAAGCAGGCGCAAGAGGACGCGCGGCGCACCTTCGCCGAAGAGATCGCACCCGATATCGCGACCGTCGCCCCGCAGGCACCCACCGAGATCGAAGAGCTGGAAAACGAGCGCGCCGAGCACGGCGAGAGGCCGCTCACGCAGCTCGACGAGATCGCCCCCACCGAGGGCCGCCTCGACCGGCTCAAGGGCAGGCTGGCCCGCTCGCAGTCGACCGTCGGCGCCTCGCTGCTCGGCCTGCTCGGCGCCGGCGATCTGGACGAGGATTCGTGGGAGGAGATCGAGGACACCCTCCTGATGGCCGATCTCGGCACCCCCACCACCTTGAAGGTGGTCGAGGAACTGCGCGAGCAGGTCGCCACTCACGGCGTCGCGAACGCCGCCGAGGCCCGCGCCCTGCTGCGCAAGGTCCTCATCGCCGAGGCACACCCCGAGTACGACCGCAGCATCAAGGCGCTGCCGCACGCGGGTGCACCGTCGGTGCTGCTCGTGGTGGGTGTCAACGGCACCGGCAAGACCACCACGACCGGCAAGCTGGCCCGCGTTCTGGTCGCCGACGGCCGCCGCGTTCTACTCGGTGCCGCCGACACCTTCCGCGCCGCCGCCGCCGACCAGTTGCAGACCTGGGCCGAGCGGGTCGGTGCCGATGTGGTGCGCGGTAAGGAGGGAGCCGACCCGGCCGCCGTCGCCTTCGACGCGGTCGCCAAGGGCACCGAAGAGGGCGTCGACGTGGTGCTCATCGACACCGCGGGCCGCCTGCATACCAAGACCGGCCTGATGGACGAACTCGACAAGGTCAAGCGCGTCGTCGAGAAGAAGGCCAAGGTCGATGAGGTACTGCTCGTGCTCGACGCCACCATCGGCCAGAACGGCCTCTCCCAGGCCAAGGTGTTCGCCGAGGTCGTCGACATCACCGGCGTCGTGCTCACCAAGCTCGACGGCACCGCCAAGGGCGGCATCGTCTATGCGGTACAGCACGAGCTGGGCGTGCCGGTCAAACTCGTCGGCCTGGGGGAGGGCGCCGATGACCTCGCCCCGTTCGAACCGGGCGCCTTCGTCGACGCGCTGCTCGGCTGACCTGGAGCGGTAACACCGCCGTAACCGTGGGTCCGAAGTTCGCCCGGACCGGTTACACGAGAGCAACATCAGCGCGACCGGCGGGAAACCCCCGCAGCACAAGCTTTTCTCACCTGCGCCGCAAGGGCGCTCGCGAGGAGGTTTCACCCGTGCTCTTGGCATCCGTCCCCGATGAACTGTTCGGGAAAGTCGATACCGGCACGACCGCGTGGATGCTCATGTCCGCCGCGCTCGTGCTGCTCATGACGCCGGCACTGGCGTTCTTCTACGGCGGCCTGTCGCGCCAGAAGTCCGTCCTGAACATGATGATGATGTCGGTCGGCTCACTCGGCGTGGTCTCCGTGATCTACGTGCTGTGGGGCTACTCGACGTCGTTCTCGGGCGAGGGCAACTACCTGGGCCTCTTCGACAACCCGTTCACGTACTTCGGCCTGGACCAGCTCACCCAGACCAAGGAGGTCGCGGGGGAGACGCAGTACGTGCTGAGCGCGGCCGGCAGCGGACTTCCGGCCATCGTCTTCGCCGGTTTCCAGCTCACCTTCGCGGTGATCACCGTGGCCCTGATCTCCGGTGCGCTGGCCGAGCGCGTGAAGTTCGGCACCTGGCTGCTGTTCACCGCGATCTGGACCACCATCGTGTACCTGCCCCTGGCGCACATGGTGTGGGGTGGCGGCCTGCTCTCCGGTAAGGAGGGCGGCATCGCCGCCGCGATGTTCGGCACCACCGACGGTGCGGCCAACGTGGCGCCCATCGACTTCGCCGGCGGCACCGTGGTGCACATCAATGCCGGTATCGCGGGCCTGATCCTGGCCATCGTCGTGGGCAAGCGGCTCGGCTTCGGCAAGCAGTCCTACCGCCCGCACAACATCCCCTTCGTCATGCTGGGCGCCGCCCTGCTGTGGTTCGGCTGGTTCGGCTTCAACGCCGGCTCCGCGGGCACCGCGAACATGACCGCCGGCCTCGCCTGGGTCAACACCACCGCCGCCACCGCCGCCGCGATGCTCGGCTGGCTCGCCGTGGAGAAGTTCCGCGACGGCCACGCCACCACCGTCGGTGCCGCGTCCGGTGTGGTCGCCGGTCTCGTCGCCGTGACCCCGGCGTGCGCGAACATCAGCCCCGTCGGCGCCATCGGCCTGGGCATCGTCGCCGGTGTCGCCGCCGCCTACGGTGTGGGACTGAAGACCAAGTTCGGCTTCGACGATTCGCTCGACGTGGTCGGCGTCCACCTGGTCGCGGGCCTCATCGGCACCATCTCCCTGGGCTTCATCGCCAAGGACACCGGCCTGTTCTACGGCGGCGACTACAAGCAACTGGTGGTGCAGGTGGTGATCGCCCTGGTCGCCATGGCGTTCACCGCAGTTCTCACCATCGCCATCGCGTACGCGCTCAAGCCCCTCGGCTGGCGGGTCGACAAGGAGTCCGAGGCCGACGGCATCGACAACTCCGAGCACGCCGAGACCGCGTACGACCTGGTTTGAGCGACCGGCACCTAAGCTGACTCCCACCGACTGAGTAAGGAACATTCATGAAGCTGGTCACCGCGATCGTCAAGCCGTTCACGCTCGAGGATGTGAAGGCCGGGCTCGAGCAGGCCGGAATCCTCGGCATGACCGTCAGTGAAGTCCAGGGCTACGGCCGCCAGAAGGGACACACCGAGGTGTACCGCGGCGCCGAGTACTCCGTGGACTTCGTGCCGAAGGTCCGTATCGAGGTCGTCGTCGACGACGCCGTCGTCGACTCCGTGGTCCAGGTGATCGTCGACGGCGCCCGCACCGGCAAGATCGGCGACGGCAAGGTCTGGGTCACGCCCGTCGAGTCCGTGGTGCGGGTGCGCACCGGCGAGCGCGGCGCCGACGCGCTGTAGGGCGGGGAGCACCGGTGGCGGCTCCGCACGAGTCCACGACTCCCGGGCGTTCCGGCGCGGCGACCGAGCTGGTCGCCGCGCGGAACCGCCTGCTGGACCGGGCATCCGGGCCGCATCGCATCGACCCGCACACCCTGCGGTCATCGATGGCCGATCTCGCCGAGGTGTGGCTCGCCACCCACGGTGCGGCCGCGGGCATCGGCCCCGACAGTGGCCTCGCGCTGGTCGCGGTCGGGGGCCTCGGCCGCCGGGAGCTGCTGCCGTACAGCGATTTCGACCTGATCCTCCTGCATGACGACGGTGTCGCGCCGGAACGCGTCACCGAAGCGGCCGAGAGCATCTGGTACCCGCTGTGGGACGCCCATATCAAGCTCGACCACAGCGTCCGTACCGTGCCGCAGGCGGTCCAGGTGGCCGCATCCGACCTGTCCGCGGCGCTGGGGCTGCTCGACGCCCGGCACATCGTGGGCGACGAGGAGATCACCAACCTGCTGATCAGCGGAGTCCGTAGGCAGTGGCGCGCGGACATCCGCTCCCGCCTCGACGATCTGATCGCCCAGGCCGGCGACCGGTGGCGTCGCTCCGGTGAGATCGCTCACCGGGCCGAACCGGACCTCAAGAGCGGTCGCGGCGGCATGCGCGATGTGCAACTACTGCAGGCGCTCTCGTTGGCGCAGCTCACCGACGGGATCCCGACACCGTCGGGCTCGGGCGTGGGGCGGTCGGGCAACGACCTCGCCCACGCTTACGAACGTCTCCTCGACGTACGCACCGAACTGCATCGCATCTCCGGCCGCGCCCGCGATCAGCTGCGCGCGCAGGACGCCGACGAGATCGCCGCCGCCCTCCGTCTCGGCGACCGATTCGACTTGGCCCGGATCATCAGCGATAGCGGACGCACCGTCGCTTTCGCCGTCGACACCGGACTGCGCACCGCCTCGAACGCGCTGCCCCGCCGCGGTGTGTCCCGGCTGCGCCGCACGCCCGTCCGGCGGCCGCTCGCCGACGGCGTGGTGGCGCACGCCGGGGAGGTCGCACTCGCCCGCGACGCCCGACCTGAACGCGATCAGGGGCTCACCGTGCGCGTCGCGGCCGCTGCGGCGGCGTCGGGACTGCCCATCTCCGCGTCCACCCTGCACCGTCTCGCCGATGTAGCGCCGGCGCCGAGAAGCCCGTGGCCCGCCGAGACCGTCGCCGACTTCCTCGCCCTGCTGGGGGCCGGCCGCAACGCCGTCCCGGTGATCGAGGCGCTCGACCGCACCGGCCTGTGGGGACGTCTGCTGCCCGAATGGGGCGCGGTCCGCGACCTGCCGCCCCGCGACGCCGTGCACACCTGGACCGTGGACCGACATCTCATGGAGGCGGCGGCGTACGCGGCGAACCTCGCCACTCGCGTCGCGCGCCCCGACCTGCTGGTGCTCGGCGCCCTCCTGCACGACCTGGGCAAGGGGCGCGGCGGCGATCACAGCGTGATCGGTGCGGAGATCGCTGTCGCGATCGCGGCCCGGATGGGACTCAGCGCCACCGACACCGCCACCCTCGAGGCGATGGTGCGCCACCACCTCCTGCTTCCGGCCACCTCCACGCGGCGTGATCTCGACGATCCGGACACTCTGGAATTCGTCGCGGACCGGATCGGTCGCGACCCGGTTCTACTGGAACTACTGCACGCGCTCGCCGAGGCCGATTCGCTGGCCACCGGTCCGGGCGTGTGGGGTGATTGGAAGTCGGGACTCATCGGCGAGCTGGTGCGCCGCACCGGACGCGTGCTCGACGGCCATCCGCCGCCCGAGCCCGAGCCCGTGGACCCCGAGATCGTCGCGCTCGCCGCCGACGGCGGAACCCATGTGCGGATCGACCCGGCGCCGAAGCTGGGACCGCACACCTACACCGCCACCGTCGTCAGCCCCGACCGGCGCGGTGTGCTCGCGCGGACCGCGGCCGTGCTCACCCTGGCCGGGCTCCGGGTACAGAGCGCCATCGTCAACGTCGCCGGAGAGAGCGCTGTGGACAGCTTCGTGGTGGTCCCCGTGTTCGGCGATCCACCCGATCCGGCCGTCGTGCGCCAGCGCCTGCTGGCCGCCCTCGACGGCACCGATGTCATCGCCGAGCTGCGCGAGCGCGACGCTGCGGCGCCGGTCCAGGGCGACGAGGCGGCGCCGCCGTTGCGGGTCGCCGCGCCCCCGCAATTGCGCTGGTTCGACGGCACCGCGGGCACCGCGGTCCTGGAGGTCCGCGCGGGAGACACGCCCGGTCTGCTGGCCCGGATCGCAGCCGCCCTCGACCAGGCCGGGCTCGACGTGCGCTGGGCCCGCGCCGCGACCCTCGGCGCCACCGTCGACGACGTCTTCTGTCTCGATGCGAACGGCGACGAGACGGCGTTCCGGGCCCGTGCGGAGGCCGCCGTCGCCGCCGTTCTCCCCGAGGCCGCACCGCCCGCCCCACCGGAGGACACGCAACGTCCCTAGCCTCCGATAAGCTGGAGCAATGTTCGAATCCCTCTCCGATCGGCTCGGCGGCGCACTCTCGGGACTGCGCGGCAAGGGCCGGCTCACCGACGCGGACATCGATGCCACCGCGCGGGAGATCCGGCTCGCCCTGCTCGAGGCCGATGTCGCGCTGCCCGTGGTGCGCGCCTTCGTCTCCCGCATCAAGGAGCGCGCCAAGGGCGCGGAGGTCTCCGCCGCGCTGAACCCGGCACAGCAGATCGTCAAGATCGTCAACGAGGAACTCGTCGGCATCCTCGGCGGCGAGACCCGGCGGATCAACCTCGCCAAGACCCCGCCCACCGTGATCATGCTGGCGGGCCTGCAGGGCGCCGGTAAGACCACCCTGGCGGGCAAGCTGGCCCACCACCTCAAGAAGCAGGGCCACACGCCCATGCTGGTGGCCTGCGACCTGCAGCGGCCCGGCGCCGTCGATCAGCTCAAGATCGTCGGTGAGCGCGCCGGCGTACCCACCTACGCCCCGCACCCCGGCACGTCCGTCGGCGGCGAGGGCACGCTCGGCGTCAGCGCGGCCGACCCGGTCGAGGTGGCGCGTGGCGGTATCGAGGAGGCCAAGGCCAAACAGCACGATGTGGTGATCGTCGACACCGCCGGCCGGCTCGGTATCGACGAGGAGCTGATGGGCCAGGCCCGCGCCATCCGCGACGCCGTCGACCCCGACGAGGTGCTGTTCGTCCTCGACGCCATGATCGGCCAGGACGCCGTCACGACGGCGCAGGCCTTCGCCGAGGGCGTCGACTTCACCGGTGTGGTGCTCACCAAGCTCGACGGCGACGCCCGCGGCGGTGCCGCGCTCTCGGTGCGTGAGATCACCGGCAAGCCGATCCTGTTCGCCTCCACCGGCGAGAAGCTCGACGATTTCGACGTCTTCCACCCCGACCGGATGAGCTCGCGGATCCTCGGCATGGGTGATGTGCTCACCCTGATCGAGCAAGCCGAGCAGGTCATGGACCAGCAGAAGGCGGAGGAGGCCGCGGCCAAGATCACCTCCGGCGAGCTGACGCTGGAGGACTTCCTCGATCAGATGCTGATGATCCGGAAGATGGGGCCCATCGGGAACCTGCTGGGCATGCTGCCCGGCGCCGGACAGATGAAGGACGCACTCGCGGCCGTCGACGACAGCCAGCTCGATCGCATCCAGGCGATCATCCGCGGTATGACCCCGGCCGAGCGTGCCGATCCGAAGATCATCAATGCCTCGCGCCGGCTGCGCATCGCGAAGGGCTCGGGTGTCGCCGTATCGGATGTGAACCAGCTGGTGGATCGGTTCTTCGAGGCCCGCAAGATGATGTCGCAGATGGCCGGTTTCGGCGCTCCGAAGCGGATCCCGAAGCGGAAGCAGAAGGGCAAGAAGGGCAAGAAGGGCTCGGGACGCGGTCCCACCCAGCCGAAGATGCGCGGCGGTTTCCCCGGGATGCCCGCGGGCATGCCGGGTATGCCCGCCGGAATGGACCTGTCGAGCATGCCCAAGGGTCTCGATCAACTGCCCCCGGGACTCGAAGGCATCGATATGGCCGCTCTGGAGGAGCAACTGCGCAAGAAGCGGTGAACCGCTGAGCTAATGTGCCGGGAATGAGCAGTGTGCACTTCTCGGGATTCACCCTCCCCGGTGGGGAGCGCGACGAGTTCTGGGTGACCGGCGGTGCCATCACCCGCGACCGAGCACCCGCCGATGCCCGATTGACCGGCTGGGCCGTGCCGGGGTACGTGGATGCCCACTGCCACGTGGGCATCGTCGCCGACGGCGAACCCGATCTGGTACAGGGCCGGGCACTCGCCCTCGACGACGTCCGAGTGGGTGTCACCGTGATCCGCGAGCCCGGCTCCGACCTCGACACCAGCCCGTTGGACGGGCAGCCCGGGCTGCCGCGATTCGTCCGGATGGGCCGGCACATCGCCCTGGTCAAGCGGTATACGCGTGGCCTTGGAGAGCAGCTCGACGATCCGTCGCAGTTGGTGGACGCGGTGCGCCGGCGGACCGCCGAGGGGCATCCGTGGATCAAACTGGTGGGCGACTGGATCGACCGGTCGGCCGGTGACCTCGCCCCGCTGTGGCCGGACGACGTGCTCGCCGAAGCCGTCCGGGTGGCCCACGACGCCGGCGCGCGGATCACCGCCCACGTCTTCGGCGAGGATGCGCTGCCCGGTCTGCTGGCCGCCGGGGTCGATGCGATCGAACACGGCTCCGGGCTGACCGAGCAGACGATCGCAGTCATGGTGGAGAAGGGGATCGCCCTGGTGCCCACCATGATCCAGATCGAGAACTTCCCCTCGATCGCCGCGCCAGCACAGGAGAAGTTCCCGGTCTACCACCGGCACATGATCGCACTCTTCGAGCGCCGCGAAGAGACCTTCCGCGCGGCCTGGGAGGCGGGCGTGGCGATGTATGCGGGCACCGACGCCGGCGGCTTCAACGTGCACGGCGCCCTGCCGCGGGAGATCGCTGCCTTGGCGGCGGTGATGCCGCCGGAGGAGGCGATCGCCGCGGCATCGTGGCGATCGCGGCAGTGGTTGGGCTTCGCCGGGATCGAGGAGGGCGCACCCGCCGATCTCGTCGTGTACGCCGAAGACCCGCGGCCCGCACTGGCCGCCGGTGCGCTGCCCGCCCCGTCGGCCGTGCTGGTGCGAGGTGATCTGGTCCCGCTGTAACGCTTGACCAAATACCCCTAGGGGGTATGGTGGGCGGTGTCGAGAACCTCTCCATCGAAGGCGGACATCATGCGCACCTCCCGGACCCTCCTCGCCGCCGCAGTCGCCGTCGCGGTGGCCACCACCGTTGTGGCCTGCAGCAACACCGGCGACGACGGCTCCGGCGGCCATGCCGGCCACGGAGCGGCCCCGTCGGCCTCGTCGGCCTCGTCGCCGGCCGGTGAGCACGCCGGTATGCCGGGGATGGGCGATGACAGCCTCTCCGCCACCCGCAACGGCTACACCCTCACTGCGAAGGACCCCGGCCAGACCGGCGGCATCGCCTTCACCATCACCGGGCCCGACGGCAAGCCCGTCACCGACGTGGTGGACGAGCAGACCGAACCGATGCACCTGTACCTCGTGCGCAGCGACCTGACCGGATTCCAGCACGTGCACCCGAAGGCCGCCGCCGACGGTTCGTGGACCGCGCCGATCGCAGCACCCCTGCCCGGTGACTACCGCGTGTACACCCAAGTGATCCCGAAGGCGGCCGAGAAGGACGGCGCGATCATCCTGTCGACACCCGTTTCCGTCGCGGGCCTCGGCAAGGACGCCACAGCGCCGCTCCCGCCCGCCGCGGCTTCGGCCACTGCGGGCGAGTTCGGTGTGACGGTGGCCGGAACACCGAAGGCGGGCACCGAATCCCGGCTCTCCATCAGCATCTCCCGCGGCGGCGCCCCGGAGACCGCACTGCAGCCCTACCTGCAGAGCTTCGCGCACGTCACCGCGATCCATGAGGGCGATCTCGCACTCTCGCACCTGCACCCCGTGGGCGGGCCCGCGACCGGAACCGGTGGCCCCACCGTCGAGGTCGACGCCCTGTTCGGTACCCCCGGGAACTACCGGTTGTTCGTCCAGTTCCAGGTCGACGGGCAGGTGCGCACCGTGCCGATCACGGTCGCGGTGTCCTGATCGCGGGACGGCGCCTTACGGATGCGCCCGCAGGGCCGCGATCACCCAGAGCGCCACGGTCACCATCGCAGGCCGCGGCGGCCAGCCGTTGAGCACGCCCAACAGCGACCAGTAGCGCTCCACCCGGGCGTCGGTGAAGGTCACCATCTGATCCGCCATCGCGGCCCGGTCAGTTCCCACGGGGAGCAGTGCCTCCAGCAGGGCTCCCGCCTCCGCGGACGCCGGATCCGTTCCGGCCTCCGCGGGGCCACGGGCAGCCTCCAGATCCACCATCACCGGCGGCTCCGTGGCCTGCGCCCCGGTCACCGCCATCTCCCGCGCGCGGGCCCGGAACTCCGGATCGGAGACCAGGGCCGCCAACTCGATCCACGCGTCCACCTGTGTGGGCGTCGGATCGTCGGGCAGGACCGCCGGCATCGACCGCATCCCGGTGGCGATGTGCGCCCCGGGTGCCTCCGGCGCGATCCCGGCGAAAGCCTCGTCGACGAATTCATCAATGATCCGCTGCCGCTCGGCAGCCGACAACGTCGCCATCTCGTGCATGATTCTCAACTCCTCGGTCGTACTGTTCCTGGTCGCGACCGACCGGAGCACCGCCCGCCGCACGCGCAGCGTGCGGATCTCGGCATCGAGAGCCCTCGCATGGGCGTCCGCCACCTCGGCCAGGCTGGTCTGCTGTGCGAGAACGGAACGCACCGTCTTCACATCCAGCCCGAGGGTGCGCAGCGTGTGCACCAACTCCAGCCGGGCCACCGCCTCTGCGTCGTATAGGCGGTAGCCCGCCGCGCTGCGGGTGGCCGGTGGAACCAGGCCCTCGTCGGACCAGAACCGGATCGTCTTGACCGACAGTCCGGTTCGGGCGGCGAGATCAACGATGCTGAACAGCTCG includes:
- a CDS encoding [protein-PII] uridylyltransferase, whose translation is MAAPHESTTPGRSGAATELVAARNRLLDRASGPHRIDPHTLRSSMADLAEVWLATHGAAAGIGPDSGLALVAVGGLGRRELLPYSDFDLILLHDDGVAPERVTEAAESIWYPLWDAHIKLDHSVRTVPQAVQVAASDLSAALGLLDARHIVGDEEITNLLISGVRRQWRADIRSRLDDLIAQAGDRWRRSGEIAHRAEPDLKSGRGGMRDVQLLQALSLAQLTDGIPTPSGSGVGRSGNDLAHAYERLLDVRTELHRISGRARDQLRAQDADEIAAALRLGDRFDLARIISDSGRTVAFAVDTGLRTASNALPRRGVSRLRRTPVRRPLADGVVAHAGEVALARDARPERDQGLTVRVAAAAAASGLPISASTLHRLADVAPAPRSPWPAETVADFLALLGAGRNAVPVIEALDRTGLWGRLLPEWGAVRDLPPRDAVHTWTVDRHLMEAAAYAANLATRVARPDLLVLGALLHDLGKGRGGDHSVIGAEIAVAIAARMGLSATDTATLEAMVRHHLLLPATSTRRDLDDPDTLEFVADRIGRDPVLLELLHALAEADSLATGPGVWGDWKSGLIGELVRRTGRVLDGHPPPEPEPVDPEIVALAADGGTHVRIDPAPKLGPHTYTATVVSPDRRGVLARTAAVLTLAGLRVQSAIVNVAGESAVDSFVVVPVFGDPPDPAVVRQRLLAALDGTDVIAELRERDAAAPVQGDEAAPPLRVAAPPQLRWFDGTAGTAVLEVRAGDTPGLLARIAAALDQAGLDVRWARAATLGATVDDVFCLDANGDETAFRARAEAAVAAVLPEAAPPAPPEDTQRP
- a CDS encoding ammonium transporter, translated to MLMSAALVLLMTPALAFFYGGLSRQKSVLNMMMMSVGSLGVVSVIYVLWGYSTSFSGEGNYLGLFDNPFTYFGLDQLTQTKEVAGETQYVLSAAGSGLPAIVFAGFQLTFAVITVALISGALAERVKFGTWLLFTAIWTTIVYLPLAHMVWGGGLLSGKEGGIAAAMFGTTDGAANVAPIDFAGGTVVHINAGIAGLILAIVVGKRLGFGKQSYRPHNIPFVMLGAALLWFGWFGFNAGSAGTANMTAGLAWVNTTAATAAAMLGWLAVEKFRDGHATTVGAASGVVAGLVAVTPACANISPVGAIGLGIVAGVAAAYGVGLKTKFGFDDSLDVVGVHLVAGLIGTISLGFIAKDTGLFYGGDYKQLVVQVVIALVAMAFTAVLTIAIAYALKPLGWRVDKESEADGIDNSEHAETAYDLV
- the ftsY gene encoding signal recognition particle-docking protein FtsY, which gives rise to MTTSTIAILIAVVAVVLVLIALATGYYLNKRRQVSLKDETVEPKSLDKSGGYKAGGGFSFSEGTHEKEPVPATSKVEPKPKVEAAPVAPEAASAEPAAPAEPEPEITLADLAETEEQRLAEEKQAQEDARRTFAEEIAPDIATVAPQAPTEIEELENERAEHGERPLTQLDEIAPTEGRLDRLKGRLARSQSTVGASLLGLLGAGDLDEDSWEEIEDTLLMADLGTPTTLKVVEELREQVATHGVANAAEARALLRKVLIAEAHPEYDRSIKALPHAGAPSVLLVVGVNGTGKTTTTGKLARVLVADGRRVLLGAADTFRAAAADQLQTWAERVGADVVRGKEGADPAAVAFDAVAKGTEEGVDVVLIDTAGRLHTKTGLMDELDKVKRVVEKKAKVDEVLLVLDATIGQNGLSQAKVFAEVVDITGVVLTKLDGTAKGGIVYAVQHELGVPVKLVGLGEGADDLAPFEPGAFVDALLG
- a CDS encoding MerR family transcriptional regulator; translated protein: MTERDELFSIVDLAARTGLSVKTIRFWSDEGLVPPATRSAAGYRLYDAEAVARLELVHTLRTLGLDVKTVRSVLAQQTSLAEVADAHARALDAEIRTLRVRRAVLRSVATRNSTTEELRIMHEMATLSAAERQRIIDEFVDEAFAGIAPEAPGAHIATGMRSMPAVLPDDPTPTQVDAWIELAALVSDPEFRARAREMAVTGAQATEPPVMVDLEAARGPAEAGTDPASAEAGALLEALLPVGTDRAAMADQMVTFTDARVERYWSLLGVLNGWPPRPAMVTVALWVIAALRAHP
- a CDS encoding amidohydrolase family protein, with the protein product MSSVHFSGFTLPGGERDEFWVTGGAITRDRAPADARLTGWAVPGYVDAHCHVGIVADGEPDLVQGRALALDDVRVGVTVIREPGSDLDTSPLDGQPGLPRFVRMGRHIALVKRYTRGLGEQLDDPSQLVDAVRRRTAEGHPWIKLVGDWIDRSAGDLAPLWPDDVLAEAVRVAHDAGARITAHVFGEDALPGLLAAGVDAIEHGSGLTEQTIAVMVEKGIALVPTMIQIENFPSIAAPAQEKFPVYHRHMIALFERREETFRAAWEAGVAMYAGTDAGGFNVHGALPREIAALAAVMPPEEAIAAASWRSRQWLGFAGIEEGAPADLVVYAEDPRPALAAGALPAPSAVLVRGDLVPL
- the ffh gene encoding signal recognition particle protein, coding for MFESLSDRLGGALSGLRGKGRLTDADIDATAREIRLALLEADVALPVVRAFVSRIKERAKGAEVSAALNPAQQIVKIVNEELVGILGGETRRINLAKTPPTVIMLAGLQGAGKTTLAGKLAHHLKKQGHTPMLVACDLQRPGAVDQLKIVGERAGVPTYAPHPGTSVGGEGTLGVSAADPVEVARGGIEEAKAKQHDVVIVDTAGRLGIDEELMGQARAIRDAVDPDEVLFVLDAMIGQDAVTTAQAFAEGVDFTGVVLTKLDGDARGGAALSVREITGKPILFASTGEKLDDFDVFHPDRMSSRILGMGDVLTLIEQAEQVMDQQKAEEAAAKITSGELTLEDFLDQMLMIRKMGPIGNLLGMLPGAGQMKDALAAVDDSQLDRIQAIIRGMTPAERADPKIINASRRLRIAKGSGVAVSDVNQLVDRFFEARKMMSQMAGFGAPKRIPKRKQKGKKGKKGSGRGPTQPKMRGGFPGMPAGMPGMPAGMDLSSMPKGLDQLPPGLEGIDMAALEEQLRKKR
- a CDS encoding P-II family nitrogen regulator codes for the protein MKLVTAIVKPFTLEDVKAGLEQAGILGMTVSEVQGYGRQKGHTEVYRGAEYSVDFVPKVRIEVVVDDAVVDSVVQVIVDGARTGKIGDGKVWVTPVESVVRVRTGERGADAL